The Allocatelliglobosispora scoriae genome contains a region encoding:
- a CDS encoding prephenate dehydrogenase: MADETTPRLRIAVVGTGLIGGSILLRLHEAGNDVLGWDPQPAARAAAARRRVPFNDRLDVTLKGRDVVFLCGPLRALPESLTEVARLADDGCVITDVGSTKAEIADHAARLGLADRFIPGHPMAGTEKAGLDSAIGSLYDSAPWVLCPSSTDALPGFRLLTRLIIENFGARVVPMEPRAHDAVVALSSHIPHILAGALAGAAAGSAVKQAVLALAAGSFKDGTRVAGTPSSRTADMLISNRAAVVAQLDLVRAVLDGLVASLADADDAELLRRLQVGRGLREELLDRSMLPVTRSFDLARDDQAELDFLRRLGGDGGYVTGQETDATTVTYTALATR, translated from the coding sequence GTGGCGGATGAGACAACACCGAGGCTGCGGATCGCGGTGGTCGGGACCGGGCTGATCGGCGGCTCGATCCTGCTGCGGCTGCACGAGGCCGGCAACGACGTGCTGGGCTGGGATCCGCAACCCGCCGCCCGGGCGGCAGCCGCCCGGCGCCGCGTGCCCTTCAACGACCGTCTGGACGTCACGCTCAAGGGCCGCGACGTCGTCTTCCTCTGCGGCCCGCTCCGCGCCCTGCCGGAGAGCCTGACCGAGGTCGCGCGCCTCGCGGACGACGGCTGCGTCATCACCGACGTCGGCAGCACCAAGGCCGAGATCGCCGATCACGCAGCCCGGCTGGGCCTGGCTGACCGCTTCATCCCCGGCCACCCGATGGCCGGGACGGAGAAGGCCGGCCTGGACTCGGCGATCGGCTCGCTCTACGACAGCGCTCCCTGGGTCCTGTGCCCGAGCTCCACCGACGCGCTGCCCGGCTTCCGCCTGCTGACCCGGCTCATCATCGAGAACTTCGGCGCCCGGGTCGTTCCGATGGAGCCCCGGGCTCACGACGCGGTGGTCGCGCTCTCGTCGCACATCCCGCACATCCTCGCCGGCGCTCTCGCCGGTGCGGCGGCCGGATCCGCGGTCAAGCAGGCGGTCCTCGCGCTCGCGGCCGGGAGCTTCAAGGACGGAACCAGAGTCGCGGGTACGCCCAGCAGCCGCACCGCCGACATGCTGATCAGTAACCGCGCGGCGGTGGTCGCTCAGCTCGACCTGGTCCGCGCGGTCCTCGACGGGCTGGTGGCCTCGCTGGCCGACGCCGACGATGCCGAGTTGCTCCGGCGGCTGCAGGTCGGACGAGGGCTGCGCGAGGAGCTGCTGGACCGGTCCATGCTCCCGGTCACCCGAAGCTTCGATCTCGCCCGCGACGATCAGGCGGAGCTCGATTTCCTGCGTCGGCTGGGTGGCGACGGCGGTTATGTGACCGGCCAGGAGACGGACGCGACCACGGTCACCTACACGGCCCTCGCGACGCGCTAG
- the fdxA gene encoding ferredoxin, with translation MTYIIAEPCVDVLDKACIEECPVDCIYEGNRMLYIHPDECVDCGACEPVCPVEAIFYEDDVPEQWKDYTDANYKFFETLGSPGGASKIGKIAADAPFVAAEPPRGEAH, from the coding sequence GTGACATACATCATCGCCGAGCCGTGCGTCGATGTTCTCGACAAGGCGTGCATCGAGGAGTGCCCCGTCGACTGCATCTACGAGGGCAACCGGATGCTCTACATCCACCCCGATGAGTGTGTGGACTGTGGCGCCTGCGAGCCGGTCTGCCCGGTCGAGGCGATCTTCTATGAGGATGACGTGCCGGAGCAGTGGAAGGACTACACCGACGCGAACTACAAGTTCTTCGAGACCCTGGGCTCGCCCGGCGGCGCCTCGAAGATCGGCAAGATCGCGGCGGACGCTCCCTTCGTCGCGGCCGAGCCGCCGCGCGGGGAAGCTCACTGA
- the dapC gene encoding succinyldiaminopimelate transaminase codes for MSGFAGRRSKAAGLPDIPWDRLEPLKALAAGHPGGLVDLSMGTPVDPVDPAIMAALSAAADAPGYPLTMGSVALRGAMRAYLTRTSAAVGDFGVIPTVGSKELVAWLPTFLGLGAGDTVVIPEVCYPTYEVGAMLAGADVLRADSPPGVPAALVWINSPGNPHGRVTDLDEMRAWVAWARGCGAVLASDECYLSLPWEQTPISVLDPAVNDGDLTGLLAVQSLSKRSNLAGYRAGLIAGDPAIVRELLTIRKHAGLIVPDPVQAAMVAALGDEAHVEVQRERYRARRVIMRDGLEKAGFRIEHSTAGLYLWATRDEPGWDTTAWLADLGILVVPGAFYGPAGESFVRIALTASDERIAAAAERLG; via the coding sequence CTGAGCGGGTTCGCGGGCCGGCGGTCCAAGGCCGCCGGCCTTCCCGACATCCCCTGGGACCGGCTCGAACCACTGAAGGCGCTGGCCGCCGGTCATCCGGGCGGGCTCGTCGACCTCTCGATGGGCACGCCGGTCGATCCGGTCGACCCGGCCATCATGGCGGCGCTGAGCGCCGCAGCCGATGCGCCCGGTTATCCGCTGACCATGGGCAGCGTGGCGTTGCGCGGTGCCATGCGCGCCTACCTCACACGGACGTCGGCTGCCGTCGGCGACTTCGGGGTCATCCCGACCGTCGGCTCGAAGGAACTCGTCGCCTGGCTGCCCACGTTCCTCGGCCTCGGCGCCGGTGACACCGTCGTCATCCCCGAGGTCTGCTACCCGACCTACGAGGTCGGCGCGATGCTCGCCGGTGCCGATGTGCTCCGGGCCGACTCCCCGCCCGGCGTTCCGGCCGCGCTGGTCTGGATCAACTCGCCGGGCAACCCGCACGGGCGCGTGACCGACCTCGACGAGATGCGCGCCTGGGTGGCGTGGGCGCGCGGCTGCGGCGCCGTGCTCGCCTCGGACGAGTGCTACCTCAGCCTGCCCTGGGAGCAGACGCCGATCTCGGTGCTGGACCCCGCGGTCAACGACGGCGACCTCACCGGCCTGCTGGCGGTGCAGTCGCTCTCCAAGCGCTCCAACCTCGCCGGATACCGAGCGGGACTCATCGCGGGCGACCCGGCGATCGTGCGCGAGCTGCTCACGATCCGCAAGCACGCCGGTCTGATCGTGCCCGACCCGGTGCAGGCGGCGATGGTGGCAGCACTGGGCGACGAGGCACACGTCGAGGTCCAGCGCGAGCGTTACCGGGCGCGCCGCGTGATCATGCGGGACGGCCTGGAGAAGGCCGGATTCCGGATCGAGCACTCGACCGCCGGGCTCTACCTGTGGGCGACCCGGGACGAACCCGGCTGGGACACCACCGCCTGGCTTGCCGACCTGGGCATCCTCGTGGTTCCTGGTGCCTTCTACGGCCCGGCCGGGGAGAGCTTCGTGCGCATCGCGCTGACCGCCTCCGACGAGCGCATCGCCGCCGCCGCTGAGCGTCTCGGCTGA
- a CDS encoding GNAT family N-acetyltransferase — MVRRKVTGGTAERPLFTDILGDLIEINEIFLTLRSEGGEVRVPIDEVHRAKTVPARTTRRAAEIAALELAAARAWPAPVSERLGDWWLRSAEGFTGRANSALPVGDPGLPLPAALDAVAEFYRGLGRTPLIDVPQPLAQPVADAALKAGWLPDCTVLVQSTALDALIAATPDGAACTLHDGPSDDELALIAGSRGPLPPAALHVLTAVDRLTFARYAEEGRLLARGRGTVTDGWLGLYGIETVPSARRRGLAQSVIGRLARWGAQQGAERAFLQVESSNETAIALYARLGFATHHRYTRLALAA; from the coding sequence GTGGTGCGCCGCAAGGTGACGGGCGGCACCGCCGAACGTCCGCTATTTACGGATATTCTCGGCGACCTGATCGAGATCAACGAGATATTTCTGACTCTTCGTTCCGAGGGCGGCGAGGTGCGCGTACCCATCGACGAAGTCCACCGGGCGAAGACCGTGCCGGCGCGGACGACCAGGCGTGCCGCGGAGATCGCGGCCCTGGAGCTCGCGGCCGCGCGGGCCTGGCCCGCACCCGTCAGCGAGCGGCTCGGCGACTGGTGGCTGCGCTCCGCAGAGGGCTTCACCGGGCGCGCCAACTCCGCGCTGCCGGTCGGCGACCCCGGCCTGCCGCTCCCGGCGGCGCTCGACGCGGTCGCGGAGTTCTACCGCGGTCTGGGCCGCACTCCCCTGATCGACGTGCCGCAGCCGCTGGCGCAGCCCGTCGCGGATGCCGCGCTGAAGGCCGGGTGGCTGCCGGACTGCACGGTCCTGGTCCAGTCGACCGCGCTGGACGCGCTCATCGCCGCGACACCCGACGGTGCGGCGTGCACGCTGCACGACGGCCCGAGCGACGACGAACTCGCCCTCATCGCGGGCTCGCGCGGTCCACTGCCCCCGGCCGCTCTGCACGTCCTGACCGCGGTGGACAGGCTCACCTTCGCCAGGTACGCCGAAGAAGGCCGCCTCCTGGCCCGGGGCAGGGGCACGGTGACCGACGGCTGGCTGGGGCTCTACGGGATCGAGACCGTCCCGTCGGCCCGACGGCGTGGCCTCGCCCAGTCGGTGATCGGCCGCCTCGCCCGCTGGGGCGCGCAGCAGGGTGCCGAGCGAGCGTTCCTACAGGTGGAGTCGAGCAACGAGACGGCGATCGCCCTCTACGCACGGCTCGGGTTCGCCACCCACCACCGCTATACGCGCTTGGCCCTCGCGGCGTAG